The following are from one region of the Thermomicrobiales bacterium genome:
- the sdhA gene encoding succinate dehydrogenase flavoprotein subunit has product MYHRYDALVIGAGGAGLMAAAQLAGKCKSAVISKLYPPRSHTGAAQGGIAAALGNVEEDHWVWHMFDTVKGGDYLVDQDAAEVLAREAIDAVIEMEHMGLPFNRTPEGKIDQRRFGGHTRNFGEEPVRRACYSADRTGHMILYTLYQTCIKHDVEFYDEFHLLDLIMTDDGVCNGVVAMEVLTGEIHVFHAKAIILATGGFGRAFQITSNAMAATGDGMAIAFRRGLPLQDMEFYQFHPTGIYKKGILLTEGARGEGGILRNVEGERFMERYTPTLKDLAPRDIVSRYIWQEIREGRGAGPNKDYVTLDLTHLPPGALEAKLPDITEFVETYLGIDPHVEPIPIQPTAHYAMGGLPTDVEGRVTIDEQNTVLPGLYAAGEVACVSVHGANRLGTNSLVDLVVCGRRAGRHALQYIAENDLEPLPPEPEFRGRAEVANILERTKGENVADIRQTLQFEMMDKASVFRTGEHLAEVQQTVRDLKDRYHHIAITDKGDVFNMDLLEALELGYLLDCAEALVAGAVTRQESRGAHMREDFPDRDDTNWLKHTLAYRTSGGLQMRYKPVVLTRFEPKERKY; this is encoded by the coding sequence ATGTACCACCGATATGACGCACTCGTCATTGGCGCCGGTGGTGCCGGGCTCATGGCAGCAGCCCAGCTCGCCGGGAAGTGCAAGTCCGCTGTTATCTCGAAGCTCTATCCGCCGCGCTCGCACACGGGCGCAGCCCAGGGTGGCATCGCCGCCGCACTCGGCAACGTCGAGGAAGACCACTGGGTCTGGCACATGTTCGACACCGTCAAGGGTGGCGACTACCTCGTCGACCAGGACGCAGCCGAAGTGCTCGCCCGCGAAGCAATCGACGCGGTGATCGAGATGGAGCACATGGGGCTCCCCTTCAACCGCACGCCGGAAGGCAAGATCGACCAGCGGCGCTTCGGCGGTCACACGCGGAATTTTGGTGAGGAGCCGGTCCGTCGGGCCTGCTACTCAGCCGACCGCACCGGCCACATGATCCTCTACACGCTCTACCAGACCTGCATCAAGCACGACGTCGAGTTCTACGACGAGTTTCATCTGCTCGATCTGATCATGACCGACGACGGCGTCTGCAATGGCGTCGTTGCGATGGAAGTGCTGACCGGCGAAATCCACGTCTTCCACGCCAAGGCCATCATTCTCGCCACCGGCGGCTTTGGTCGCGCATTCCAGATTACGTCAAACGCGATGGCCGCGACTGGTGACGGCATGGCGATCGCGTTCCGGCGTGGACTTCCGTTACAGGACATGGAGTTCTACCAGTTCCACCCGACCGGCATTTACAAGAAGGGCATCCTGCTGACTGAGGGTGCCAGAGGCGAGGGCGGCATTCTCCGCAATGTCGAGGGTGAGCGCTTTATGGAGCGTTACACGCCGACGTTGAAGGACCTGGCACCGCGCGACATCGTCTCGCGCTACATCTGGCAGGAGATCCGCGAAGGTCGTGGCGCTGGGCCGAACAAGGACTACGTCACCCTCGACCTGACCCACCTGCCGCCGGGCGCGCTGGAAGCCAAGCTTCCGGACATCACCGAGTTCGTTGAGACCTATCTCGGCATCGATCCACACGTGGAGCCGATCCCGATCCAGCCGACCGCGCACTACGCCATGGGCGGCTTGCCGACCGACGTCGAGGGTCGGGTCACAATTGACGAGCAGAACACGGTGCTGCCGGGACTCTACGCTGCCGGCGAAGTTGCCTGCGTCTCCGTCCACGGCGCAAATCGTCTCGGCACTAACTCGCTCGTCGACCTCGTCGTCTGTGGACGGCGCGCCGGGCGGCACGCGCTGCAATACATCGCCGAGAACGACCTTGAGCCGCTGCCACCGGAACCGGAGTTCCGCGGACGCGCCGAGGTCGCCAACATCCTGGAGCGCACAAAGGGCGAGAACGTCGCGGATATTCGCCAGACGCTACAGTTCGAGATGATGGACAAGGCCAGTGTCTTCCGCACCGGCGAGCATCTTGCCGAAGTCCAACAAACCGTCCGAGATCTGAAGGATCGTTACCATCACATCGCCATCACCGATAAGGGCGATGTGTTCAATATGGATCTGCTGGAAGCCCTTGAGCTTGGCTACCTGCTAGATTGCGCTGAGGCGCTCGTCGCAGGCGCGGTCACTCGCCAGGAAAGTCGTGGTGCGCACATGCGGGAAGATTTCCCGGACCGCGACGACACCAACTGGCTGAAGCATACGCTCGCCTACCGAACGTCCGGCGGCTTACAGATGCGGTACAAGCCGGTCGTGCTGACCCGCTTTGAGCCGAAGGAGCGAAAGTACTAA
- the sdhC gene encoding succinate dehydrogenase, cytochrome b556 subunit translates to MQRIYRGDRGMLAWALHRLTGLGVLLFLLVHIADIFVISYGAEEFNSLLFIYHSLGFRLMEVLLVGALYYHALNGIRIILIDFWDRASLIQQQLFNATIILFFLTFIPTAVLMIRPLFD, encoded by the coding sequence ATGCAGCGGATCTACCGAGGCGATCGAGGCATGCTCGCATGGGCGCTTCACCGGTTAACCGGGTTGGGTGTCCTGCTGTTTCTGCTCGTTCACATCGCCGACATTTTTGTCATCAGCTACGGGGCAGAGGAGTTCAATTCGCTCCTCTTCATTTACCACTCACTTGGCTTCCGGCTGATGGAAGTTCTGCTGGTTGGTGCGCTGTATTACCACGCGCTCAACGGCATTCGCATTATCCTGATCGACTTCTGGGATCGTGCGTCGCTGATTCAGCAGCAGCTCTTCAACGCGACAATCATCCTGTTCTTCCTCACATTCATACCAACAGCTGTCCTGATGATCCGGCCATTGTTCGACTGA
- a CDS encoding S9 family peptidase, which produces MGNAGVRGINAEDLYGLKLISEPQFAPDGSQVAYAVTTIEQDKDDYRSSIYVSAADGSKSRRLTHADAKDSAPRWSSDGKHIAFLSNRDDKGQIWLLRTDGGEAWQVTTLPEGVMSFAWSPDGQSFVAVSKSVEAKASEDDDSEKSDVKHITKIRYKFDGEGFLDLKPKHLWIVPAFGGEPRRLTDGDFDNVNPVWSPNGQEIAFVSNRTDGREMETIGVSEIWAIHANGKEERRVLGGDTASFNSPSWSPDGTQIAVVGNNNAKSGGAIDDDLWTVGAGGGEATALTESHDRSIGDSAMSDVYASSATRPIWSPDGSTIYVLSSRNGSTHLYAVPSKGGAAKQITEGDRRISAVSLSADGKRIAYIAADATNPGDLYVADVDGSNEQQLTELNKDFLGGIALSTPEEFTVKSPDGLEIQGWIMKPIGFVEGRKYPMILEIHGGPHGMYANAMMHEFQMMAARGYVVLYTNPRGSAGYGEAFTTASHMAWGETDMPDVMAAVDWALEQGYVDENRMGVTGGSYGGYMTLWVIGHTDRFKAAVTQRCVSNLFSFYGTSDIGFTFGEYEFGGTPWEERERLMKYSPITYVKDMTTPLLIVHSEQDYRCPIEQAEQVFISLKRLGRDVEFVRIPNESHNLSRTGKPKHRIERLEHIIGWFDRYL; this is translated from the coding sequence ATGGGAAACGCTGGAGTTCGAGGGATTAACGCAGAGGATCTCTACGGCCTGAAGCTCATTTCGGAGCCGCAGTTCGCGCCGGACGGATCGCAGGTCGCGTACGCAGTCACAACGATTGAGCAGGACAAGGACGACTATCGCTCGTCGATTTATGTCAGCGCAGCGGATGGATCAAAGTCGCGTCGACTGACGCACGCAGACGCCAAGGATTCGGCTCCGCGATGGTCTTCTGACGGCAAGCACATCGCGTTCCTGTCCAACCGCGATGACAAGGGTCAGATCTGGCTGCTGCGGACCGATGGTGGCGAAGCCTGGCAAGTGACGACACTGCCCGAGGGTGTCATGAGCTTCGCCTGGTCACCCGACGGCCAGAGTTTCGTCGCTGTCTCGAAGTCGGTAGAAGCGAAGGCGTCCGAGGACGACGACAGCGAAAAGTCGGACGTCAAGCACATCACGAAGATTCGCTACAAATTCGACGGCGAGGGCTTTCTTGATCTGAAGCCGAAGCATCTTTGGATCGTACCCGCTTTCGGCGGCGAGCCACGCCGCTTGACTGATGGCGATTTCGACAACGTCAACCCGGTCTGGTCACCGAACGGTCAGGAAATCGCATTCGTCAGCAATCGGACCGACGGTCGTGAGATGGAGACCATCGGCGTCTCCGAGATCTGGGCCATCCACGCCAACGGCAAGGAAGAGCGGCGCGTTCTCGGCGGCGACACTGCATCGTTCAACTCGCCGAGCTGGTCGCCGGACGGTACGCAGATCGCTGTCGTCGGCAATAACAACGCGAAGTCCGGCGGCGCGATTGACGACGACCTCTGGACTGTCGGCGCCGGTGGCGGCGAGGCGACGGCGCTAACTGAAAGCCACGACCGATCCATCGGTGACTCGGCAATGAGCGATGTCTACGCATCGTCGGCGACTCGCCCAATCTGGTCGCCCGACGGCTCAACCATCTACGTCCTGAGCAGCCGCAACGGATCAACTCATCTCTATGCAGTCCCGTCCAAGGGCGGGGCCGCGAAGCAGATCACCGAGGGCGACCGCCGGATCTCAGCCGTGTCGCTGTCAGCAGACGGCAAACGCATCGCCTACATCGCCGCCGATGCGACGAATCCTGGCGACCTCTACGTTGCTGATGTCGATGGCAGCAACGAGCAGCAGCTCACCGAACTGAATAAGGACTTCCTGGGTGGCATCGCGCTATCGACGCCTGAGGAGTTCACGGTCAAGTCGCCGGACGGTCTCGAGATTCAAGGCTGGATCATGAAGCCGATCGGCTTCGTCGAAGGTCGCAAGTACCCGATGATCCTTGAGATCCACGGCGGCCCGCACGGCATGTACGCAAACGCGATGATGCACGAGTTCCAGATGATGGCGGCCCGCGGGTATGTCGTGCTTTACACCAACCCACGCGGCTCTGCCGGCTACGGCGAAGCATTCACGACGGCGTCACACATGGCCTGGGGCGAGACTGACATGCCAGACGTCATGGCGGCAGTCGACTGGGCGCTAGAGCAGGGCTACGTCGACGAAAACCGCATGGGTGTCACAGGCGGATCGTACGGCGGCTACATGACGCTGTGGGTCATCGGCCACACCGATCGCTTCAAGGCCGCTGTGACCCAGCGCTGCGTCTCGAACCTGTTCTCGTTCTATGGCACGAGCGACATCGGGTTTACCTTTGGCGAGTACGAGTTTGGCGGCACTCCGTGGGAAGAGCGCGAGCGCCTGATGAAGTACTCCCCGATCACCTACGTCAAGGACATGACGACGCCGTTGCTGATTGTTCACTCGGAGCAGGACTACCGCTGCCCGATCGAGCAAGCGGAGCAGGTGTTCATCTCGCTGAAGCGGCTCGGTCGTGACGTTGAGTTCGTGCGCATTCCGAACGAAAGCCACAACCTCTCACGAACCGGCAAGCCGAAGCATCGAATCGAGCGGCTGGAGCACATCATCGGCTGGTTCGACCGCTACCTGTAA
- a CDS encoding exonuclease domain-containing protein, with translation MTDVCVALDLEATGMEPGRDEIIEIGAVKFRGARVIDRFESLVRPSSPITLSIQSLTGLANDDLRRAPLFPLVAPRLRDFVGQAPIVGQSVSMDLAMLEAAGLRFPNTRYDTFELATVLLPELPAYNLATVAAALGVDVPSSHRAVVDAETTQAVFNRLVERADRFDDATLERLVTVAAAGGTHIGRLFRSILRERRQEAMEFGGSSIGAQLMAQMSSAPTSSSEAKFLLPRERPERLEPTGSEGLVSLEALDAAMAPEGPVARMIPGYEVRPQQVEMMHAVASNLNQGGALMLEAGTGTGKSLGYLLPAALHAVERGERVVVSTATIALQDQLMKKDLPALMAAAEAAGTGSEDAELRKLRNLRVSALKGRANYLCLRRWFLAQREAPTSEPQAQLYAKVIAWLQQTETGDSAELHLSPDQRPYWSQLAEEEGACIPGQCIFHRRNQCFLFRARHEAEAAHVVVVNHSLLLSDMQARHSVIPPFRHLIVDEAHHLEAEATSQVGYALSRSHALDLVHRVVADTPPVGVTGVLGLSFRSIASSPSDLARAQAASLQAHLDAGLDAARECVTRIDGFYVALGDFLERYERSSSGYDRQTLVTPAARRDPGWSQLEIEWDDLTLPLGRLFESMRQFDAVVQQCSDEDLPTRPEIITELELLQQELELFRMRMTGFVSNPDPETIYWLSRRVSSDETSGHTAPLHVGEILNERLFQRCDSVTLTSATLTTDGSFDYIRDRLSLDHADEFRVASPFDYERSVLLSLVDDVPEPGESGHQKKLHDAVVQLCRASQGRAMVLFTSHSALQATYRAVKRQLEADNILVLGQRIDGSPRQLIERLRANPRTVVLGTNSFWEGVDIVGGALSLLVITKLPFPVPSDPVFAARSELFDDPFGHYAVPQSILRFKQGFGRLIRSSEDRGVCAVLDRRIVTRRYGQSFIASLPECRVERGSTEDAAYIIEEYLDESPSEAQNAFPT, from the coding sequence ATGACCGACGTCTGTGTCGCACTCGATCTCGAGGCGACAGGCATGGAACCTGGCCGCGACGAAATCATCGAAATCGGAGCGGTGAAGTTTCGCGGAGCGCGCGTCATCGATCGATTCGAGTCTCTCGTTCGACCGTCATCGCCAATCACACTCAGTATCCAGTCGCTAACTGGCCTGGCCAACGACGATTTGCGCCGCGCGCCGCTGTTTCCGCTCGTTGCGCCACGACTGCGCGATTTTGTCGGGCAAGCACCGATCGTCGGACAGTCGGTAAGCATGGACCTGGCGATGCTCGAAGCTGCCGGGTTGCGATTCCCGAATACGCGCTACGACACCTTCGAGCTGGCAACCGTCCTGCTCCCCGAACTCCCGGCCTACAACCTCGCTACCGTCGCAGCCGCGCTCGGCGTTGATGTGCCGAGTTCGCATCGTGCGGTCGTCGATGCCGAGACAACGCAGGCGGTCTTCAATCGACTCGTCGAGCGCGCAGATCGATTTGACGACGCCACGCTGGAACGACTCGTCACGGTCGCTGCGGCTGGTGGCACGCATATCGGGCGACTGTTTCGCTCGATCCTGCGTGAGCGGCGCCAGGAAGCGATGGAGTTTGGCGGGTCCTCGATTGGCGCGCAGCTGATGGCGCAAATGTCCAGCGCTCCCACGTCAAGTTCCGAGGCGAAGTTCCTGCTGCCCCGCGAGCGGCCCGAACGGCTGGAGCCGACCGGTAGCGAAGGGCTCGTTTCGCTGGAAGCGCTCGACGCTGCGATGGCTCCCGAGGGCCCAGTAGCCCGGATGATCCCCGGCTACGAAGTGCGCCCGCAGCAGGTCGAGATGATGCACGCGGTTGCGTCGAACCTGAACCAGGGTGGCGCACTGATGCTGGAGGCCGGGACCGGGACCGGCAAGTCCCTTGGCTATCTACTTCCGGCTGCCCTGCACGCAGTCGAGCGCGGCGAGCGCGTTGTCGTCTCGACGGCCACGATCGCGTTGCAGGACCAGCTGATGAAGAAGGATCTGCCGGCGTTGATGGCGGCAGCAGAGGCGGCCGGAACCGGCAGTGAAGATGCAGAGTTACGCAAGCTGCGCAACCTTCGTGTCTCTGCGTTGAAGGGCCGCGCGAACTATCTCTGCCTGCGGCGCTGGTTCCTCGCGCAGCGTGAAGCGCCGACATCCGAGCCGCAGGCACAGCTCTACGCGAAGGTCATCGCCTGGTTGCAGCAGACGGAGACGGGTGACTCTGCGGAACTGCATCTATCTCCCGACCAGCGACCATATTGGAGCCAGCTCGCTGAAGAAGAGGGTGCCTGCATTCCGGGTCAGTGCATCTTCCATCGCCGTAATCAGTGCTTCCTGTTCCGCGCGCGTCACGAAGCCGAAGCGGCACACGTCGTTGTCGTCAATCACTCGCTGCTGCTTTCGGACATGCAGGCGCGGCACTCGGTCATTCCGCCCTTCCGCCACCTGATTGTTGATGAGGCTCATCATCTTGAGGCAGAGGCGACGTCGCAAGTCGGCTACGCGTTGTCGCGATCTCACGCGCTTGACCTGGTTCATCGCGTCGTTGCAGACACGCCGCCGGTCGGCGTCACAGGCGTGCTGGGATTATCGTTCCGCTCGATCGCGTCCTCGCCGAGCGATCTGGCCAGAGCGCAGGCAGCGTCGTTGCAAGCGCATCTTGATGCGGGGCTGGATGCAGCGCGCGAATGCGTCACTCGGATCGATGGATTCTATGTAGCGCTCGGCGATTTCCTGGAACGCTATGAGCGCTCGTCGAGCGGTTACGATCGCCAGACGCTGGTCACGCCAGCAGCGCGGCGTGACCCGGGGTGGTCTCAGCTGGAAATTGAGTGGGACGATCTGACCCTGCCCCTTGGCCGTTTGTTCGAGTCCATGCGCCAGTTTGATGCTGTCGTGCAGCAATGCTCCGATGAAGACCTGCCAACCCGTCCCGAGATCATTACCGAGCTGGAATTGCTGCAGCAGGAGTTGGAGCTCTTCCGCATGCGCATGACCGGGTTTGTGTCTAACCCGGATCCTGAAACGATCTACTGGCTCAGCCGCCGGGTGTCGTCTGATGAGACGAGCGGACACACCGCGCCGTTGCACGTTGGCGAAATTCTCAATGAGCGTCTGTTTCAGCGCTGCGACAGTGTGACGCTGACCTCGGCAACGCTGACGACCGACGGTTCGTTCGATTACATTCGCGATCGCCTGTCGCTCGATCACGCCGACGAGTTCCGGGTTGCGTCGCCCTTTGACTATGAGCGATCTGTCTTGTTGTCGCTCGTCGACGACGTGCCTGAGCCGGGTGAATCCGGCCACCAGAAGAAGTTGCACGATGCCGTTGTGCAACTCTGCCGCGCGTCGCAGGGTCGGGCGATGGTGCTCTTCACCTCGCACAGCGCGCTGCAAGCCACCTACCGCGCAGTGAAGCGCCAGCTCGAAGCTGACAACATCCTCGTGCTGGGACAGCGGATTGACGGATCGCCGCGACAGCTTATCGAGCGGCTGCGGGCGAATCCGCGCACGGTGGTGCTCGGCACTAACTCGTTCTGGGAGGGCGTTGACATCGTCGGCGGTGCATTGAGTTTGCTGGTGATCACCAAGCTTCCGTTCCCGGTTCCGTCCGACCCGGTGTTCGCTGCGCGGAGCGAGCTGTTCGACGATCCGTTCGGACATTACGCGGTGCCGCAGTCGATCCTGCGCTTCAAGCAGGGGTTCGGGCGCCTGATTCGGAGCTCCGAAGACCGCGGCGTCTGCGCAGTCCTCGATCGGCGCATAGTGACGCGGCGCTACGGACAGTCGTTCATCGCGTCGCTGCCCGAGTGTCGCGTCGAACGTGGATCAACCGAGGATGCGGCGTACATCATCGAGGAATATCTGGACGAGTCACCAAGTGAGGCGCAGAATGCGTTTCCAACATGA
- a CDS encoding M20/M25/M40 family metallo-hydrolase gives MSPSQRQLEHVRATAEKHVQVVAELALRICAVPAPSGQEMDRARFVAQLFNDVGYDAEIDDVGNVYARRGSRGGKVLMLAAHTDTVFPAGVPITVARNNGTLSGPGIGDNSLGVAAMIGTLIALDDLGIETEYDIIAAATVGEEGLGNLRGVREAVRRYQDQLAGVIAVEGHNVGRITHAAVGSVRWKVTVTGPGGHSWGAFGKPSAIHGIGRIIAEIAKLNVPTKPKTTYNVGLVDGGTSVNTIAASATAVIDMRSVDPDSLNNLVDRIGHIADTAAGEGLTVEVEVIGERPAGAIPVEHPFVRASGDVLRALGVEPVFEASSTDANIPISLGIPAVCVGVSRGEGGHTVNESIQVEPIELGLSQLILLAAGSAIETDSTSG, from the coding sequence GTGTCGCCGAGTCAGCGTCAGCTGGAGCACGTGCGTGCCACCGCTGAGAAGCATGTGCAAGTCGTTGCTGAGCTCGCATTGCGAATCTGCGCGGTTCCCGCCCCGTCGGGGCAGGAGATGGACCGTGCGCGCTTTGTGGCGCAACTATTCAACGATGTTGGCTATGACGCTGAGATCGATGACGTTGGCAATGTCTACGCTCGCCGAGGATCACGTGGCGGCAAGGTGCTGATGCTCGCGGCGCACACGGATACCGTTTTTCCGGCCGGCGTCCCGATCACCGTCGCGCGCAACAACGGCACGCTGAGCGGCCCGGGCATTGGCGACAACTCACTCGGTGTCGCCGCCATGATCGGTACATTGATCGCGCTGGACGACCTGGGTATTGAGACGGAGTACGACATCATCGCTGCGGCGACCGTTGGTGAAGAAGGGCTGGGGAACCTGCGCGGCGTGCGCGAGGCCGTCCGTCGCTATCAGGATCAGCTCGCCGGAGTCATCGCAGTGGAAGGCCACAACGTCGGCCGCATCACCCATGCTGCCGTCGGATCGGTGCGCTGGAAGGTTACCGTCACTGGCCCCGGTGGTCACTCCTGGGGAGCGTTTGGCAAGCCCAGCGCCATCCATGGCATCGGCCGCATCATCGCCGAGATCGCCAAGCTGAATGTGCCGACAAAGCCGAAGACGACCTACAACGTCGGCCTCGTGGATGGCGGAACGTCCGTCAACACCATCGCCGCGAGCGCGACGGCTGTTATAGACATGCGGTCAGTCGATCCCGATTCCCTGAACAATCTGGTCGATCGTATCGGGCACATCGCCGACACCGCTGCCGGCGAAGGTCTGACTGTTGAGGTAGAAGTCATCGGCGAGCGACCAGCAGGTGCCATCCCGGTCGAGCATCCGTTTGTCCGCGCATCCGGCGATGTTCTGCGCGCGCTCGGAGTCGAGCCTGTGTTCGAAGCGTCGAGCACGGACGCGAACATCCCGATCAGCCTGGGCATCCCGGCCGTCTGCGTTGGTGTGTCACGTGGCGAGGGTGGCCACACCGTCAACGAATCGATACAGGTCGAGCCGATCGAGCTCGGGCTGTCGCAACTCATCCTGTTAGCTGCCGGTTCTGCTATCGAAACCGATTCAACGTCTGGATAG
- a CDS encoding succinate dehydrogenase, whose translation MLSRGGGRSKPADTNSVEMFSWYFFRVSGLLLVILAILHVVIMHIVNTVDKIDYAFVADRWGSPFWRVYDFLLLALALLHGVNGARVSIEDYIRKPGWRIAAHTTLAVITLVFLIIGGLAIVTFTPQALEAAQAAGR comes from the coding sequence ATGCTCAGTCGTGGTGGTGGCCGGTCAAAGCCGGCCGATACAAACAGCGTCGAAATGTTTTCCTGGTACTTCTTCCGGGTCAGCGGATTGCTCCTGGTTATTCTGGCGATCCTGCACGTCGTCATCATGCACATCGTGAACACCGTCGATAAGATTGACTACGCCTTCGTCGCCGACCGCTGGGGCTCGCCATTCTGGCGCGTGTATGACTTTCTGCTTCTGGCACTAGCGCTGCTGCACGGCGTAAACGGTGCGCGCGTCAGCATTGAGGACTACATCCGCAAGCCGGGTTGGCGCATCGCAGCACACACGACGTTGGCCGTCATTACTCTGGTATTCCTCATCATTGGCGGGCTCGCCATCGTAACGTTCACGCCACAGGCTCTGGAAGCCGCTCAGGCAGCAGGGAGATAG
- a CDS encoding creatininase family protein gives MVDVSKAEGRSTDRRRLEEMSWPQVKAAIDGGQRTIVAAAGSMEQHGPHMPMQTDTLLGTFLADAIVERLPGVLRGPTIPFGVSEHHMPFAGTITLDTETFKTVVKQYVASLAAHGFETIIIVPSHGGNFLPLRALEDETGGKIGGARFIAYSDLNEFIKPMFEVAEADGLTAAQAGAHAGEAETSLVLAANGSLVEMEYAEEGYVGDFGPDAQKIIFEQGMVALTNNGILGDARPATEARGFAYRDRMADMLAEWIRERIP, from the coding sequence GTGGTTGATGTCAGTAAGGCCGAAGGGCGATCGACGGATCGTCGTCGGTTGGAGGAGATGTCGTGGCCGCAGGTGAAGGCGGCGATCGACGGCGGGCAGCGCACAATCGTCGCTGCAGCAGGGTCGATGGAGCAGCACGGCCCGCACATGCCGATGCAGACCGACACGCTGCTCGGCACGTTCCTGGCCGACGCGATCGTTGAGCGTCTGCCGGGCGTCCTGCGTGGCCCGACGATTCCGTTCGGTGTGTCTGAGCATCACATGCCGTTTGCCGGCACGATCACGCTCGACACTGAGACGTTCAAGACTGTCGTCAAGCAGTATGTCGCCAGCCTGGCGGCGCACGGCTTCGAAACGATCATCATCGTGCCGAGTCACGGTGGCAACTTCCTGCCGCTGCGTGCGCTTGAGGACGAGACCGGCGGCAAGATCGGCGGCGCGCGCTTCATCGCCTATAGTGACCTGAACGAGTTCATCAAGCCGATGTTCGAGGTTGCTGAGGCAGATGGCCTGACGGCGGCACAAGCCGGCGCACATGCGGGCGAAGCTGAGACATCGCTCGTGCTGGCCGCGAACGGCTCACTCGTCGAGATGGAATACGCCGAGGAAGGCTACGTTGGCGACTTCGGACCTGATGCGCAGAAGATCATCTTCGAGCAGGGCATGGTGGCGCTGACGAATAACGGCATCCTGGGCGATGCACGTCCGGCGACGGAAGCGCGCGGCTTTGCCTATCGCGACCGGATGGCCGACATGCTCGCTGAGTGGATTCGAGAGCGAATTCCGTAA
- a CDS encoding succinate dehydrogenase iron-sulfur subunit: MQVTVKVLRFNPEADSKPHYETYTVEQEPSDRVLDALNTIKWHVDGTLTYRRSCAHGVCGSDAMRINGRNRLACKLLIKDVGSTITVEPIMGFEVIKDLVVDMEPFFDSYKKIKPFLINDDAPPVGSERFQSAEDRARFDDTTKCILCACCTTSCPIVWSNEGYVGPATIVNAHRFIYDSRDQGSEQRLNILNDRNGVWRCRTIFNCTDACPRGIKVTQAIEQVKRTLMTGE; encoded by the coding sequence ATGCAAGTAACGGTGAAGGTGCTCCGGTTTAACCCGGAGGCCGATAGCAAGCCGCATTACGAGACATATACGGTCGAACAGGAGCCATCGGATCGCGTTCTCGACGCGCTGAACACGATCAAATGGCATGTTGACGGCACGCTAACGTACCGCCGCTCGTGTGCGCACGGCGTTTGCGGTTCGGATGCCATGCGCATCAACGGGCGTAACCGGCTTGCCTGCAAGCTGCTGATCAAGGACGTGGGTTCCACGATCACCGTCGAGCCGATCATGGGATTCGAGGTCATCAAGGATCTCGTCGTCGACATGGAACCGTTCTTCGATAGCTACAAGAAGATCAAGCCGTTCCTGATTAACGACGATGCCCCACCTGTTGGCAGCGAGCGCTTCCAGTCTGCCGAAGACCGCGCTCGCTTTGATGACACGACGAAGTGCATCCTGTGCGCGTGCTGCACAACGTCGTGCCCGATCGTCTGGTCTAACGAGGGCTATGTCGGACCGGCAACGATTGTCAACGCGCACCGGTTCATCTACGACAGCCGCGACCAGGGTTCCGAGCAGCGCTTGAACATTCTGAACGATCGCAATGGCGTCTGGCGTTGCCGCACGATCTTCAACTGCACCGACGCATGCCCACGCGGTATCAAGGTGACGCAGGCAATTGAACAGGTGAAGCGCACACTGATGACCGGCGAATAA